TGATCCGACACGCGGTGGGCCGGGCGATCATCTCGATCGACCCACCGCGTGTCGGGCGCCGTGATCAGACTTCCTCGACGCTGCTCGGCTCGCGGCGCGACAGGTCGATGCCCAGCTCCTCCGCGGCCCGGAACACTTCCTGCTCCGAGTCGCGCAGGTCGATGGCGGTGCCGTCACTGCTCAGGACCTCGACGTTGAGGCAGAGCGACTGCATCTCCTTGATGAGGACCTTGAACGACTCCGGGATGCCCGGCTCGGGGATGTTCTCGCCCTTGACGATGGCCTCGTACACCTTGACGCGGCCCGTCACGTCGTCCGACTTGATCGTCAGCAACTCCTGCAGGGCGTATGCGGCGCCGTAGGCCTCGAGGGCCCACACCTCCATCTCACCGAAGCGCTGACCACCGAACTGCGCCTTACCACCGAGCGGCTGCTGCGTGATCATCGAGTACGGACCCGTCGAACGCGCGTGGATCTTCTCGTCGACGAGGTGGTGCAGCTTCAGGATGTACATGTACCCGACGGAGACCGGCTCCGGGAACGGCTCACCCGAGCGGCCGTCGAACAGCTGCGCCTTGCCGGAGTCGCCGATGAGGCGCACGCCGTCGCGCGTCGTGTTCGTCGACTCGAGCAGGCCACGGATCTCCGTCTCGCGCGCACCGTCGAACACGGGCGTCGCAATACGGGTGTTCGGGCCCGTCTCACGTGCATCGGCCGGGATCTTGGCCGCCCACTCCGGGTCACCCTCGATCTTCCAACCACGCGAGGCGGCCCAGCCCATGTGCAGCTCGAGCACCTGACCGGGGTTCATTCGCGAGGGAACACCGAGCGGGTTGAGCACGACGTCGACCGGCGTGCCGTCCTCGAGGAACGGCATGTCCTCGACCGGCAGGATCTTCGAGATGACGCCCTTGTTGCCGTGACGGCCGGCGAGCTTGTCACCGTCGGTGATCTTGCGCTTGTTCGCCACGTAGACACGCACGAGCTGGTTGACGCCCGGGGGCAACTCGTCGCCCTCGTCACGGTCGAAGACCTTGACGCCGATGACCGTGCCGGTCTCACCGTGCGGAACCTTCATCGACGTGTCGCGGACCTCGCGGGCCTTCTCACCGAAGATGGCGCGCAGCAGGCGCTCCTCCGGCGTCAGCTCGGTCTCACCCTTGGGCGTGACCTTGCCGACGAGCAGGTCGCCGTCACGAACCTCGGCGCCGACGCGGATGATACCGCGCTCGTCGAGGTCGGCCAGCACCTCGTCGGAGACGTTCGGGATGTCCCGCGTGATCTCCTCCGGGCCCAGCTTCGTGTCGCGGGCGTCGATCTCGTGCTCCTCGATGTGGATCGAGGAGAGCGTGTCGTCCTGCACGAGGCGCTGCGACAGGATGATCGCGTCCTCGTAGTTGTAGCCCTCCCACGGCATGAACGCCACGAGCAGGTTCTTGCCGAGCGACATCTCGCCGCCGTCGGTGGCGGGGCCGTCAGCGATGACGGCGCCCTCCTCGAGGCGCTCACCCTCGTTGACCACGACACGCTGGTTGTAGCAGGTGCCCTGGTTCGAGCGCGTGAACTTCGCGATGCGGTACGTCGAGTACGTCGCGTCGTCGTTGGCGACCGTGACGAGGTCGGCGGAGACCTCCTGCACGACACCCGCCTTCGTGGCTCGCACGACGTCACCCGAGTCGAGTGCCGCACGGTACTCGATGCCGGTACCGACGAGCGGAGCCTCCGAACGAACGAGCGGCACCGCCTGACGCTGCATGTTGGCACCCATGAGGGCGCGGTTGGCGTCGTCGTGCTCGAGGAACGGGATGAGTGCGGTCGCGGCCGACACCATCTGACGCGCCGAGACGTCCATGTAGTCGACGTCCTCGATCGCGACGTCGCTCGCCTCTCCGCCCTTGGTGCGCGCCATGACGCGGTCCTCGGCGAAGTGGTTGTCCGGCGTCAGCGGCGCGTTGGCCTGCGCGATGACGAACGTGTCCTCCTCGTCCGCCGACAAGTAGTCGACGTCGTCGGTGACCTGGCCGTCGACGACCTTGCGGTACGGCGTCTCGACGAAACCGAACGGGTTGATGCGACCGAACGACGCGAGCGAACCTATGAGACCGATGTTCGGGCCTTCCGGCGTCTCGATCGGGCACATGCGGCCGTAGTGCGACGGGTGGACGTCACGGACCTCCATGCCTGCGCGGTCCCGCGAGAGACCACCGGGGCCCAGCGCGGACAGACGACGCTTGTGCGTCAGACCGGCGAGCGGGTTGTTCTGGTCCATGAACTGCGACAGCTGCGACGTTCCGAAGAACTCCTTGATCGACGCCACCACGGGGCGGATGTTGATCAGGGTCTGCGGCGTGATGGCCTCGACGTCCTGCGTCGTCATGCGCTCACGAACCACGCGCTCCATGCGGGACAGGCCCGTGCGAACCTGGTTCTGGATGAGCTCACCGACGTTGCGCAGGCGGCGGTTGCCGAAGTGGTCGATGTCGTCGATCTCGACGCGGACGTCGATCTCTTCGCCGTGACGCGTGCCCTTCATCGTCTCCTCGCCGGCGTGCAGCGCGACGATGTACTTGATGGTGGCGACGATGTCGTCGATGCCGAGCGTCGAGTCTTCGAGCCCGCCGTCGACGCCCAGCTTCTTGTTGACCTTGTAGCGGCCGACCTTCGCGAGATCGTAGCGCTTGCCATTGAAGTACAGGTTGTCGAGCAGCTGCTGGGCAGCCTCACGCGTCGGCGGTTCGCCCGGGCGCAGCTTGCGGTAGATCTCGAGCAGCGCGGCGTCCTGGTCGGCCGTGTGGTCCTTCTCCAGGGTGGCGCGCATCGACTCGTACTGGCCGAACTCCTCGAGGATCTGAGCCTCGGTCCAGCCCAGCGCCTTGAGCAGCACCGTCACGGACTGCTTGCGCTTGCGGTCGACGCGGACACCGACCATGTCGCGCTTGTCGATCTCGAACTCGAGCCACGCACCACGGCTGGGGATGACCTTCGCCGTGTAGATCTCCTTGTCGGAGGTCTTGTCGATGGAGCGCTCGAAGTAGACGCCCGGCGAACGGACGAGCTGCGAGACGACGACGCGCTCGGTGCCGTTGATGACGAACGTGCCGCGGTCCGTCATGAGCGGGAAGTCGCCCATGAAGACCGTCTGGCTCTTGATCTCGCCCGTCTCGGCGTTCATGAACTCAGCCGTGACGAACAGCGGAGCCGCGTACGTCATGTCGCGCTCCTTGCACTCCTCGATGGAGTACTTGACGTCCTCGAATCGGTGGTCGCGGAAGCTCAGCGACATCGAGCCGGAGAAGTCTTCGATCGGCGAGATCTCCTCGAAGATCTCCTCCAGACCGGAGCGCTCGGGCACGTCGACACGGCCCTCCGACTTGGCGGCGGCCACGCGGGCCTGCCACTTCTCGTTGCCGAGAAGCCAGTCGAAGCTCTCGGTCTGCAGCGCGAGCAGATCCGGGATTTCGAGGGGCTCACGAATTTTGGCGAAGGTGAGACGGCCGGAGGCAGTCTTCGCCGAGGACAGAGTCTGGGTCGCGGTGCGCGAGGCAGCCAAGGAGGGTCCCTTCCAGAGGCCTTACAGATCGGCAGTGCGCGCCACCTGCCGTACGGGTCCTCCCCCCTCGACGCTCCTCGGACGGCCGGCGTCATGATGTCGCGACCAAGCAGAGCGGGCAGCTCTTCGTGGTGGCGTCTTGACGCGGAATCCGGATCGGGTGTCGGGGGCAGGCGCAGACAGGGCAGCGCAAAATAGCAGGATAGTACCCAGAGAAGAAGGATGCAAGCCGACGAACTCGGAACCCGAGTCTGTCGCACCGCGCGCCCATCCTGACGAGCCCGGGTGGACCGCATCGACCGCTATGATCCGGCGCCTCCCCCGGCGCCGTCTTGACCCCACGAGAATGACGCAGGGCGGGCGCACAGTCAAGCAGCGACGCGCCGGTCGCCCGTCACCCCGCCAGGTGCGACCAGCGCGTCTCGAGCTCACGCCACGGGCCGGCGTCCGCAACCCTGCCCGCCTCCAGGACGACGACGCGGTCGGCCCGGGCGAGAGCCGAACGCTTCGACGTCGCCCCGACGACGGCGCTGCCACGCGCACGCAACGCGTCCCACAGCTCGAGCTCGGTGCGCGCGTCGAGCGCGCTCGAGACGTCGTCGGCCAGGAGCAGTTCGGCCTCCGTCGACAGGGCTCGCGCGAGCGCCAGCCGCTGAACCTGCCCACCGGACAGGCGCACCCCGCGGTGGCCGACGAGACTGTCCCGGCCGCCCGCGTTGTCGATGTCGGGGGTGAGACGCGCAGCGTCGACGGAAGTGTCGAACTCGCGCTCGTGACCGAGGAGCACGTTCTCGGCGAAGGAGCCGGAGAGCACTCGGGGCGTCTGGGCGACGTAGGCGACCTGGCCGGGGCGGAGGAAGAGCTCTGGCTCGCTCACCTCTCGTCCGTTCCACGTGAGCGAGCCGGTGTGGTGCACGAGCCCCGCGAGTGCCGCCAGCAGGCTCGACTTGCCGGAGCCCACGGCGCCCAGGAGCAGCACGAGCTCGCCCTGCCCGACGGTGAGATCCACGCCTTCGACGCCGACCGTCCCGTCATCGTGCAGGGCGGCGAGGTCGCGCAACGCCAGTTCGCGCAAGGGCTCCCTCGGCGTCTCAGGTACCTGAGGTGCCGCACCGGAGGGCAGGTCGAGGCCAGCCGGGAGGTCGACGAGATCGGCCCCGCCGGCGAGTTCGCTCGTCGCCCTGAGCCAGGCCCGCGTTCCGGGCGCCTCGGTGACGACCGACCCGGCGACCCGGCCGAACCAGTCGAAGTTGGACGCCGCGTTGACGACGAGCAGCGCCGTCGCAAGGCCCCAGGTGCCGTACAGCGCCCCCGCCCAGGCTGCCACGATGCCTGCCTGCACCATGAGCGTCGGGACGCCGTCGAGCACGGCGGCGACTCGGTGCTCGCGCACCGCGGCCTCGACGCGCGTGCGGTCGACGGCGGCGAGGTGTTCGCGGATGCGCCCGGTGCGACCCGCGAGCTTGATGGTGCGCGCTGCTTCGAGCGAGGAGACGAGGGCGCGACCGAACTGGGCACGGGACGCCGACGCCCGCGCGGCGGAGCGGCCCGCCACGCGCCGTCCGAGGGCGGAGGCCAGCGCCGAGCCGACCATGATGACGAGCAGGACGAGACCCGCGAGCCAGGTGCCACCGAGCACAGCGGTGAGAACGACGATGACGAAACCGTTGGTGAAGTCGATCCACCGGTCGGCATAGCGGACGAAGCGATCCGAATCCATCGCGCGCGCGACGACCTCGCCGGGAGGCGTGCGCGGCAGCCGGTGCTGCCCCGTCTGTCCGATGAGCACGCGCATGCGCACCCGCAGGGAGATCTCGATCCACCACCGCGGGTAACGGATGACGGCCACCGCGAGCGAGACCGGGCCGAGCATCACGCACACCGCGACCGCTGCGGCCCAACCCCATGCGGGGGTGCCGTCCGCCAGGGCCTGCACGGTGTGACCCCAAGCCCAGCCCGTGACGCTGCCGATGGCACCGAAGATGGAGAACGCGAGGAACGCGAAGATGGCCACGACGCCCCACTCGGGCCGCACCTTCAGCGCGTTGATGATCGCGCGTGCGAGGGACGAACCCTCGGGGATGTCGCGCGTGACGGGCGCCGCGCCCGTGCGTCGCGCGTGCGCGACGTGCGGGGCCTCGTGGTCCGGGGCGGGGACGGCGGACGCGCCGGCGGCTTCGGTGAGGTCGCGGAAGTAACCGGGTGTCTCGAGCAGTTCGTCACGGCGACCGAACTGCACGAGGCGCCCGCGCTCCATGACGCCGATGAAGTCGGCCCGCTCGATGGTGCCGAGACGATGCGCGATGAGGATGCCGGTGCGCCCCTCGAGCAACCGTGCAGAGGCCGCGACGACGCGGGCCTCCGTCACCGGATCCATGCGGGCGGTCGCCTCGTCGAGCACGATGACGCGCACGTCGCGTGCGAGCAGACGGGCGAACGCCAGCAGCTGTTCCTCGCCGGCCGACAGGCTCACGCCACCCGGGCCGAGCACCGTGTCGAGGCCGTCGGGCAGGGTCGAGACCCACGGGCCGAGACCGAGCGTCTCGACGACGTCCTCGATCTGAGCGCGCGGCAGCGGCTCGAAGACGGTGATGTTCTCCGCCAGCGTGCCGGCGAGGATCTCGGTGCGCTGCGTGACGACACCGACGCCCCCGCGCAGCGCCTCCAGGTCGAGGTCGCGCACGTCGACGCCGCCGAGGAAGAGCGAACCGGGCGGCGGCTCGACGGCGCGCGAGACGAGGGA
This region of Dermacoccus nishinomiyaensis genomic DNA includes:
- a CDS encoding ATP-binding cassette domain-containing protein, with product MTTPPAPHASPSRQIGWRRIAVPSTWAAVILAAVTALATTAASVIAGRLAEHTSARLVTLLAVTVLGGALVDTAGRFLWAGMVDRAAGQLRRDLVDAVLAQPLEALSEQAGGEILDRVDDDTHEISNLLRQQIWMVLRMTLAMVPMWIVAGITWWPAWVLFPLFAALTWVLMRSLLAPIAAGKVLEEAAWTEHAAIFEEGVAGRDDIRTSLGQPFVVARLAKLSARVHERFLAVVRLEVKLLLRTGLSLHLLLVLVVLAGVALASRTSMSVGDLVTMFLVTSTFVGMLARVAEQFPDMQAGLGAIVRLRALLAVPAEPEGGRALPEGPLDLDVRHLDFSYGTGTFALQDVDLHVPAGSTLALVGRTGSGKSTLASLVSRAVEPPPGSLFLGGVDVRDLDLEALRGGVGVVTQRTEILAGTLAENITVFEPLPRAQIEDVVETLGLGPWVSTLPDGLDTVLGPGGVSLSAGEEQLLAFARLLARDVRVIVLDEATARMDPVTEARVVAASARLLEGRTGILIAHRLGTIERADFIGVMERGRLVQFGRRDELLETPGYFRDLTEAAGASAVPAPDHEAPHVAHARRTGAAPVTRDIPEGSSLARAIINALKVRPEWGVVAIFAFLAFSIFGAIGSVTGWAWGHTVQALADGTPAWGWAAAVAVCVMLGPVSLAVAVIRYPRWWIEISLRVRMRVLIGQTGQHRLPRTPPGEVVARAMDSDRFVRYADRWIDFTNGFVIVVLTAVLGGTWLAGLVLLVIMVGSALASALGRRVAGRSAARASASRAQFGRALVSSLEAARTIKLAGRTGRIREHLAAVDRTRVEAAVREHRVAAVLDGVPTLMVQAGIVAAWAGALYGTWGLATALLVVNAASNFDWFGRVAGSVVTEAPGTRAWLRATSELAGGADLVDLPAGLDLPSGAAPQVPETPREPLRELALRDLAALHDDGTVGVEGVDLTVGQGELVLLLGAVGSGKSSLLAALAGLVHHTGSLTWNGREVSEPELFLRPGQVAYVAQTPRVLSGSFAENVLLGHEREFDTSVDAARLTPDIDNAGGRDSLVGHRGVRLSGGQVQRLALARALSTEAELLLADDVSSALDARTELELWDALRARGSAVVGATSKRSALARADRVVVLEAGRVADAGPWRELETRWSHLAG
- the rpoB gene encoding DNA-directed RNA polymerase subunit beta, with translation MAASRTATQTLSSAKTASGRLTFAKIREPLEIPDLLALQTESFDWLLGNEKWQARVAAAKSEGRVDVPERSGLEEIFEEISPIEDFSGSMSLSFRDHRFEDVKYSIEECKERDMTYAAPLFVTAEFMNAETGEIKSQTVFMGDFPLMTDRGTFVINGTERVVVSQLVRSPGVYFERSIDKTSDKEIYTAKVIPSRGAWLEFEIDKRDMVGVRVDRKRKQSVTVLLKALGWTEAQILEEFGQYESMRATLEKDHTADQDAALLEIYRKLRPGEPPTREAAQQLLDNLYFNGKRYDLAKVGRYKVNKKLGVDGGLEDSTLGIDDIVATIKYIVALHAGEETMKGTRHGEEIDVRVEIDDIDHFGNRRLRNVGELIQNQVRTGLSRMERVVRERMTTQDVEAITPQTLINIRPVVASIKEFFGTSQLSQFMDQNNPLAGLTHKRRLSALGPGGLSRDRAGMEVRDVHPSHYGRMCPIETPEGPNIGLIGSLASFGRINPFGFVETPYRKVVDGQVTDDVDYLSADEEDTFVIAQANAPLTPDNHFAEDRVMARTKGGEASDVAIEDVDYMDVSARQMVSAATALIPFLEHDDANRALMGANMQRQAVPLVRSEAPLVGTGIEYRAALDSGDVVRATKAGVVQEVSADLVTVANDDATYSTYRIAKFTRSNQGTCYNQRVVVNEGERLEEGAVIADGPATDGGEMSLGKNLLVAFMPWEGYNYEDAIILSQRLVQDDTLSSIHIEEHEIDARDTKLGPEEITRDIPNVSDEVLADLDERGIIRVGAEVRDGDLLVGKVTPKGETELTPEERLLRAIFGEKAREVRDTSMKVPHGETGTVIGVKVFDRDEGDELPPGVNQLVRVYVANKRKITDGDKLAGRHGNKGVISKILPVEDMPFLEDGTPVDVVLNPLGVPSRMNPGQVLELHMGWAASRGWKIEGDPEWAAKIPADARETGPNTRIATPVFDGARETEIRGLLESTNTTRDGVRLIGDSGKAQLFDGRSGEPFPEPVSVGYMYILKLHHLVDEKIHARSTGPYSMITQQPLGGKAQFGGQRFGEMEVWALEAYGAAYALQELLTIKSDDVTGRVKVYEAIVKGENIPEPGIPESFKVLIKEMQSLCLNVEVLSSDGTAIDLRDSEQEVFRAAEELGIDLSRREPSSVEEV